From a region of the Agrobacterium tumefaciens genome:
- a CDS encoding L,D-transpeptidase, whose protein sequence is MKQFLNAAMGLTIAAAAALAPLQAGAQQRYGYQEQPVLVTPDGRVLDFVPDRNDIVISRDAMGRTVLYDRYGNLLATEMPPGYGQRRQQAQRDTTYYPPAPGGQYREPQRDYGYQDNGSVRDYREYRGDGNDNDLYTGSVPGPGAVESAPLGQPMPGESTTEAVPQPDRLIERHTPVTTPVNRSRQEIVALQTFLDREGVSPGVIDGKMGDNVNKAISAWQDMTGEKLDPNNSDDILERLRSSGGMPIVDYTITAADAAGPYVASIPDDYAEKSQLPALSFTSTSEALAERFHMDENYLKELNPGVDFTVPGTIIKVVNPGDTKKGQVARIVAHKGIKQVFAYGQDGNLIAAYPATIGSTDTPSPSGTHTVERIALNPGYTYNPKINFKQGQNDKILQIPPGPNGPVGTVWIALSKPTYGIHGTPEPSKIGKTNSHGCIRLTNWDATELAKMVRPGVVVEFAE, encoded by the coding sequence GTGAAACAGTTTCTTAACGCAGCTATGGGCCTGACGATTGCAGCGGCAGCCGCGCTTGCACCGCTACAGGCTGGTGCGCAGCAGCGTTATGGCTATCAGGAACAACCGGTTCTCGTCACTCCGGATGGCCGCGTCCTCGACTTCGTGCCAGACCGCAACGATATCGTCATCAGCCGCGACGCCATGGGCCGTACCGTTCTTTACGACCGCTATGGTAACCTGCTCGCAACGGAAATGCCTCCGGGATACGGACAGCGGCGTCAGCAGGCGCAGCGCGACACCACCTACTATCCGCCGGCACCCGGCGGTCAGTATCGTGAACCGCAGCGCGACTACGGATATCAGGACAATGGCAGCGTGCGCGACTACCGTGAATATCGCGGTGACGGCAATGACAATGATCTTTACACCGGCTCGGTCCCGGGACCTGGCGCTGTCGAAAGCGCGCCGTTGGGCCAGCCTATGCCGGGAGAATCCACAACTGAAGCTGTTCCGCAGCCAGATCGACTGATCGAACGGCACACACCCGTTACGACGCCGGTCAACCGCTCACGTCAGGAGATCGTTGCGCTCCAGACCTTCCTCGACCGCGAGGGTGTTTCGCCCGGCGTGATAGACGGCAAGATGGGTGACAACGTCAACAAGGCCATCTCCGCCTGGCAGGACATGACCGGCGAAAAACTCGATCCGAACAATTCCGACGATATTCTGGAACGCCTGCGCTCTTCGGGCGGCATGCCGATCGTTGACTACACGATCACGGCAGCCGATGCGGCCGGTCCTTATGTCGCGTCCATTCCGGATGACTATGCTGAGAAATCGCAGCTTCCTGCCCTGTCTTTCACGTCTACCTCGGAAGCCTTGGCCGAGCGTTTCCATATGGACGAGAACTATCTGAAGGAATTGAACCCCGGCGTCGACTTCACTGTCCCCGGTACGATCATTAAAGTCGTGAACCCTGGCGACACGAAAAAGGGACAGGTCGCTCGCATTGTTGCCCACAAGGGCATCAAGCAGGTCTTTGCCTATGGTCAGGACGGCAATCTGATCGCAGCCTATCCGGCAACCATCGGCTCCACCGATACCCCGTCGCCAAGTGGCACGCATACGGTTGAGCGTATCGCTCTTAATCCCGGCTACACCTACAATCCGAAGATCAACTTCAAGCAGGGCCAGAACGACAAGATTCTGCAGATCCCGCCGGGTCCGAACGGACCTGTTGGCACCGTCTGGATCGCTCTGTCGAAGCCGACCTACGGCATCCACGGCACACCCGAGCCATCCAAGATCGGCAAGACCAACAGCCATGGCTGTATTCGTCTGACCAACTGGGACGCTACGGAACTGGCAAAAATGGTGCGCCCCGGCGTCGTCGTTGAATTCGCGGAGTAA
- a CDS encoding MFS transporter, which yields MMTTRTIEGQGLHEASISPALTFLLASACGLIAANLYYGQPLAGIIGAELGLSSAATGLIVTLTQIGYGVGLLFVVPLGDLVENRKLVVSAVSMAVLSLVAAAFAPHASPFLFAAFLIGVSSVAVQVIVPYAAHMAPHAIRGRVVGNVMSGLMVGIMLARPVSSLLSEVVSWRGVYLVSAVVMAILAVVLFRLLPVRQPESRLGYGALMASMGKLAVNTPLLQRRAIYHAFMFAAFSLFWTTTPLYLSGPHFNLSQGEIALFALAGAAGAVAAPIAGRVADRGWTYSATFAAMVMVALSFAVTHLAPEGSHLALAILVVAAIVLDFGVTTNLVLGQRAIFTLGAEFRGRLNGIYMATFFMGGAIGSAVGGWAYSVGEWSIASWVGFAMPVAALVYFLTEKRG from the coding sequence ATGATGACGACACGGACGATTGAGGGGCAAGGGTTGCATGAGGCATCCATATCCCCCGCTTTGACATTCTTACTGGCCAGCGCCTGTGGGTTGATTGCTGCCAATCTCTATTACGGTCAGCCACTTGCAGGCATTATCGGTGCCGAACTCGGCCTTTCCTCGGCTGCCACCGGCCTGATCGTCACTTTGACACAGATCGGTTATGGCGTCGGCCTGCTGTTCGTCGTGCCGCTTGGAGATCTCGTCGAGAACCGCAAGCTTGTCGTCAGTGCTGTGTCCATGGCAGTGCTGTCACTTGTTGCTGCCGCCTTCGCGCCGCATGCCAGCCCCTTCCTGTTTGCGGCGTTTCTGATCGGGGTCAGTTCTGTTGCCGTTCAGGTCATTGTTCCCTATGCCGCCCATATGGCGCCGCATGCCATACGTGGTCGCGTCGTCGGCAACGTCATGAGTGGTCTGATGGTCGGCATCATGCTGGCACGGCCGGTGTCCAGTCTGCTATCGGAAGTCGTCTCGTGGCGGGGCGTCTATCTGGTTTCGGCCGTGGTAATGGCAATTCTTGCTGTCGTCCTCTTTCGACTGCTGCCGGTTCGACAGCCCGAGTCACGTCTGGGCTACGGTGCGCTGATGGCGTCAATGGGTAAGCTTGCCGTCAACACGCCGCTGCTGCAACGCCGAGCCATCTATCATGCCTTCATGTTTGCAGCGTTCAGTCTGTTCTGGACAACCACACCGCTTTATCTCAGCGGTCCGCACTTCAACCTGAGCCAGGGAGAAATCGCGCTATTTGCTCTTGCAGGTGCGGCGGGTGCCGTGGCAGCGCCGATTGCGGGACGCGTGGCAGACCGCGGCTGGACCTATTCCGCAACCTTTGCGGCGATGGTCATGGTCGCATTGTCCTTTGCCGTCACGCATCTCGCACCCGAAGGATCGCATCTTGCACTGGCCATCCTGGTCGTCGCCGCCATCGTTCTGGACTTCGGTGTCACCACCAACCTCGTGCTTGGGCAGCGTGCTATCTTCACCCTCGGCGCCGAATTCCGCGGCCGCCTGAATGGTATCTACATGGCAACCTTTTTCATGGGCGGCGCCATCGGGTCGGCGGTGGGCGGTTGGGCTTATTCGGTCGGAGAATGGTCGATCGCTTCCTGGGTCGGCTTTGCGATGCCTGTTGCGGCGCTTGTCTACTTCCTGACCGAGAAACGTGGATAA
- a CDS encoding TetR/AcrR family transcriptional regulator codes for MIVFYIAVMSTKTEIASQDQRQRGRPREFDIEPALDGAIRVFSERGYHATSIGDLAIAMELAQGSIYKAFKDKKAVFIAAMDRYRTVQTERFEQAIAGLGTGRERLRAGMMFYASRSHGASGSEGCLVVGAVADLAALDDDMAAVVDRAVKAREKIISRIVREGQQDGSINPDVDADDLARSMLCLMYGMRVVGKTGRTLEQMIGVVDVAMRLAL; via the coding sequence ATGATCGTTTTCTATATAGCGGTCATGAGCACGAAAACAGAAATTGCCAGTCAGGATCAGCGTCAACGCGGCAGGCCGCGTGAGTTCGATATCGAACCAGCGCTTGACGGTGCCATCCGGGTTTTTTCCGAGCGTGGTTATCATGCCACGTCGATCGGTGATCTCGCCATCGCGATGGAACTGGCTCAGGGCAGTATCTACAAAGCGTTCAAAGACAAGAAGGCTGTCTTCATCGCGGCGATGGATCGCTACAGAACAGTTCAGACAGAGCGGTTCGAACAGGCGATTGCCGGGCTTGGTACAGGTCGCGAGCGTCTGCGGGCTGGGATGATGTTTTATGCGTCTCGTTCTCATGGCGCCTCCGGGTCGGAAGGATGTCTTGTGGTCGGTGCTGTCGCGGATCTCGCAGCACTTGATGATGACATGGCTGCCGTTGTCGACAGGGCTGTGAAGGCGAGGGAAAAGATCATTTCGCGTATCGTGCGTGAGGGGCAGCAGGATGGTTCGATCAATCCAGATGTTGATGCCGATGATTTGGCCCGGTCGATGTTGTGTTTGATGTATGGGATGCGCGTGGTCGGAAAGACCGGGCGGACGCTCGAGCAGATGATCGGCGTGGTTGATGTCGCGATGCGGCTAGCCCTTTGA
- a CDS encoding ParA family protein: MSVITFANTKGGAGKTTAVLLLATELARAGHRVTVLDADPQLWISRWYELSGEIQNLSVISHVTMASLEGHIRENRISTDCFIIDLPGTKNPLLTMALGISDHVLIPVQGCAMDARGAAEVLEHIDFLNRKMDKAISHSVVLTRVNAMVATRSLLLVKMLLAERNVSVLNTPIAERAAYRDIFDYGGTLHCLDKGKVNNVDKAQENARAFATEVLSLLPRRMLRSGAQPRAIFMRKAA, encoded by the coding sequence ATGTCTGTCATTACATTTGCCAACACCAAAGGCGGGGCAGGGAAAACAACTGCAGTTCTGCTGCTTGCAACAGAATTGGCCCGGGCGGGGCACCGCGTTACGGTTCTCGATGCTGATCCGCAATTGTGGATTTCTCGCTGGTACGAACTCTCCGGTGAAATCCAGAACCTTTCCGTCATCTCGCACGTCACCATGGCCTCGCTGGAGGGCCATATTCGTGAGAACAGGATCAGTACGGACTGTTTCATCATAGACTTGCCGGGAACGAAAAATCCGTTGCTGACCATGGCGCTCGGCATATCCGATCACGTCCTCATCCCTGTTCAGGGCTGTGCCATGGATGCGCGCGGTGCGGCGGAAGTGCTGGAACATATCGACTTCCTGAACCGCAAAATGGACAAAGCCATCTCACATTCCGTCGTGCTGACCCGCGTGAATGCGATGGTTGCCACGCGATCTTTGTTGCTGGTCAAAATGCTGCTGGCGGAGAGAAATGTATCGGTCCTGAACACGCCAATCGCCGAACGGGCAGCCTATCGCGATATTTTCGATTATGGCGGCACACTGCACTGTCTTGATAAGGGCAAGGTCAACAATGTCGACAAGGCGCAGGAAAATGCCCGCGCTTTTGCGACTGAGGTGCTCAGTCTTCTTCCGCGTCGGATGTTGCGTTCAGGCGCGCAACCGCGTGCCATTTTCATGCGTAAGGCCGCCTGA
- a CDS encoding iron-containing alcohol dehydrogenase, producing MNIVANWSYPTAVKLGRGRIKELADACKTLGIKKPLLVTDRGLANMAITGHALDVLEEAGLGRALFADVDQNPNEINLDAGLKVYRDGGHDGVVAFGGGSGLDLGKTIAFMAGQTRPVWDFEDIGDWWTRADASKIAPIVAVPTTAGTGSEVGRASVITNSQTHVKKIIFHPKMLPGVVICDPELTVGMPKVITAGTGMDAFAHCLEAYSSPFYHPMSAGVALEGLRLVKEYLPRAYREGTDIEARTNMMAAAAMGAVAFQKGLGAIHSLSHPIGAVYNTHHGMTNAVVMPAVLRFNRPAIEDKIGRAAAYLGISGGFDGFYDYVLELRKELGVPENLTAMGIKPDRIDELVAEAIKDPSCGGNPVEMTLENTKKLFEDCF from the coding sequence ATGAATATCGTCGCCAACTGGAGTTATCCCACTGCCGTCAAGCTCGGACGTGGTCGCATCAAGGAACTGGCCGATGCCTGCAAGACACTTGGCATAAAGAAACCGCTGCTGGTGACGGATCGTGGTCTGGCCAATATGGCGATCACCGGCCACGCGCTCGATGTCCTGGAAGAGGCGGGTCTCGGTCGTGCACTTTTTGCCGACGTCGACCAGAATCCGAACGAAATCAATCTCGATGCGGGTCTTAAAGTGTATCGCGATGGCGGCCACGACGGTGTTGTTGCCTTCGGTGGCGGGTCCGGCCTCGATCTTGGCAAGACCATTGCCTTCATGGCCGGACAGACACGTCCTGTCTGGGACTTCGAAGATATTGGTGACTGGTGGACACGGGCCGATGCGTCGAAGATCGCGCCAATCGTTGCCGTTCCAACCACGGCGGGGACCGGTTCGGAAGTCGGGCGTGCCAGCGTCATCACCAATTCGCAGACTCATGTGAAAAAGATCATCTTCCATCCGAAGATGCTTCCAGGCGTGGTGATCTGCGACCCTGAACTGACGGTCGGTATGCCGAAGGTCATCACGGCTGGGACAGGCATGGACGCTTTTGCGCATTGCCTCGAGGCATATTCCTCACCGTTCTACCATCCGATGAGCGCTGGCGTTGCGCTGGAAGGTCTTCGGCTCGTCAAGGAATACCTGCCGCGTGCCTATCGCGAGGGAACGGATATCGAGGCGCGCACGAATATGATGGCAGCGGCGGCAATGGGTGCCGTGGCGTTCCAGAAGGGGCTTGGTGCGATCCATTCGCTGTCGCACCCGATTGGTGCTGTCTACAATACCCATCATGGCATGACCAACGCCGTTGTCATGCCGGCGGTCCTGCGCTTCAACCGTCCGGCCATCGAGGACAAGATCGGCCGTGCGGCAGCGTATCTCGGTATTTCCGGCGGTTTCGATGGCTTCTATGATTACGTTCTGGAGCTTCGCAAGGAGCTTGGCGTGCCGGAAAACCTGACGGCCATGGGCATCAAGCCGGATCGTATCGATGAACTTGTGGCTGAGGCGATCAAAGATCCGAGTTGCGGCGGCAATCCGGTTGAAATGACCCTGGAAAACACAAAAAAACTGTTCGAAGACTGCTTTTAA
- a CDS encoding aldehyde dehydrogenase family protein: MTMIQNISPIDGSVYAEREAMPLEAARAAVARARKAQKDWARRPLEDRVQLVLKGVARLNEMVGEVVPELAHMMGRPVRYGGEFKGFNERSNYVASIAADALAPLVIEESGNFERRIEREAHGVVFVIAPWNYPYMTAINTVAPALMAGNTVVIKHAAQTLLVGERMVRAFVEAGVPEDVFINVFLDHATTSALISEGLFNFVNFTGSVEGGRAIERAAAGTFTGLGLELGGKDPGYVMEDADLDAAVDTLMDGATYNSGQCCCGIERVYVNENLYDAFVEKSVAWVSNYKLGNPLEQETTLGPMANKRFAKVVRAQIADAVAKGAKALVDAKLFPADDGESAYVAPQVLVNVDHSMEFMTEETFGPAVGIMKVKNDDEAISLMNDSKYGLTASLWTQDAARAGRIGREIETGTVFMNRADYLDPALCWTGVKETGRGGSLSVLGFQNLTRPKSYHLKKVTK, encoded by the coding sequence ATGACAATGATCCAGAATATTTCGCCGATTGATGGCTCGGTTTATGCCGAGCGTGAGGCGATGCCGCTGGAGGCGGCGCGCGCCGCCGTCGCAAGGGCGCGCAAGGCTCAGAAGGACTGGGCTCGACGCCCGCTTGAAGACCGCGTGCAGCTTGTCTTGAAAGGCGTTGCGCGGTTGAACGAGATGGTTGGCGAAGTTGTGCCGGAACTGGCCCACATGATGGGCCGTCCGGTTCGCTATGGCGGGGAATTCAAGGGGTTCAACGAGCGCTCGAACTATGTCGCATCGATTGCGGCGGATGCTTTGGCCCCTTTGGTCATCGAGGAAAGTGGCAATTTCGAACGTCGCATCGAGCGTGAGGCCCATGGCGTTGTCTTCGTGATCGCGCCTTGGAACTACCCCTACATGACGGCGATCAATACGGTTGCTCCAGCTTTGATGGCGGGCAACACGGTTGTCATCAAGCATGCCGCGCAAACCCTGCTGGTCGGAGAGCGTATGGTGCGCGCCTTTGTCGAGGCGGGTGTGCCGGAGGACGTCTTCATCAATGTTTTCCTCGATCATGCGACAACATCGGCGCTGATTTCCGAGGGGCTGTTCAACTTCGTCAATTTCACCGGATCGGTGGAAGGCGGTCGCGCCATCGAACGGGCTGCGGCTGGAACCTTCACCGGGCTTGGCCTGGAACTTGGCGGCAAGGACCCCGGCTATGTGATGGAAGACGCCGATCTCGACGCTGCCGTCGATACGCTGATGGACGGCGCCACCTATAATTCCGGGCAGTGCTGCTGCGGCATCGAGCGTGTCTACGTCAATGAAAATCTCTACGATGCCTTCGTCGAGAAGTCCGTCGCCTGGGTTTCCAACTACAAGCTCGGCAACCCGCTGGAGCAGGAGACGACGCTTGGACCAATGGCCAACAAGCGCTTCGCCAAGGTCGTTCGCGCCCAGATCGCCGATGCCGTTGCCAAGGGCGCAAAAGCCTTGGTCGACGCAAAACTTTTCCCCGCCGATGACGGCGAGAGCGCTTATGTCGCTCCGCAGGTTCTCGTCAATGTCGACCACTCCATGGAGTTCATGACGGAAGAGACATTTGGCCCGGCTGTCGGCATCATGAAGGTCAAGAACGACGATGAAGCCATCTCCCTGATGAACGACAGCAAATATGGTCTGACTGCTTCGCTGTGGACGCAGGACGCTGCACGTGCCGGGCGGATCGGCCGCGAGATTGAAACCGGAACCGTGTTCATGAACCGGGCGGACTATCTCGACCCGGCGCTCTGCTGGACCGGCGTGAAGGAAACCGGTCGTGGCGGATCGCTTTCCGTACTCGGCTTCCAGAACCTGACCCGCCCGAAATCCTACCATTTGAAGAAAGTCACGAAATGA
- a CDS encoding glutamine synthetase, translating into MATYSFDALKLDVADGRIDTVLACLVDMQGRLMGKRFQAEFFVESAFQETHSCNYLLATDMEMETVPGYKASSWERGYGDYTMKPDLSTLRKVPWLEGTALVLCDVLDHHTHAEVPHSPRALLKKQVARLEAMGLKAYMASELEFFLFDQTFDAARTSGYRNLNLASGYNEDYHIFQTTKEEDVMRALRKGLQGAGIPVENSKGEASAGQEEINVRYADALTMADRHAIIKNATKEIAWSKGKAVTFLAKWNYSAAGSSSHIHQSLWSADGKTSAFFDKDAEHGMSELMRHYVAGLLAHASEITYFLAPYINSYKRFMAGTFAPTKAIWSLDNRTAGYRLCGEDTKAIRVECRVGGSDLNPYLAMAALLAAGIDGIENKLELEPAFVGDAYGGEVREIPKTLRDATTFLQGSKMLRDAFGDDVIDHYVRAAKWEQEEYDRRVTDWEVARGFERA; encoded by the coding sequence ATGGCGACCTACTCATTCGATGCCCTCAAACTGGATGTCGCCGACGGGCGCATCGACACCGTTCTCGCATGTCTGGTGGATATGCAGGGCCGTTTGATGGGGAAGCGTTTTCAGGCGGAGTTTTTCGTCGAGAGCGCCTTTCAGGAAACCCATAGCTGCAACTATCTGCTTGCCACTGACATGGAGATGGAGACGGTTCCGGGCTACAAGGCATCGAGCTGGGAACGGGGTTACGGCGACTATACGATGAAGCCGGATCTTTCGACGTTGCGCAAAGTGCCTTGGCTGGAAGGAACAGCGCTGGTGCTGTGCGACGTGCTGGATCATCACACGCACGCCGAAGTGCCGCATTCGCCGCGTGCGCTGTTGAAGAAGCAGGTCGCACGCCTGGAGGCGATGGGGCTGAAAGCCTATATGGCCAGCGAACTGGAGTTCTTCCTGTTCGACCAGACTTTTGACGCGGCGCGTACCAGCGGATATCGCAATCTCAATCTCGCCAGCGGTTACAACGAAGACTATCACATCTTTCAGACGACCAAGGAAGAGGATGTCATGCGCGCCCTGCGCAAAGGGCTGCAGGGGGCCGGCATTCCGGTCGAAAACTCCAAGGGTGAGGCTTCAGCCGGCCAGGAGGAAATCAACGTCCGTTACGCAGACGCTCTGACCATGGCCGACCGGCATGCCATCATCAAGAACGCGACAAAGGAAATTGCCTGGTCAAAGGGCAAGGCTGTCACGTTCCTCGCCAAATGGAACTACAGCGCGGCAGGAAGCTCCTCTCATATTCATCAGTCGTTGTGGAGCGCCGATGGCAAGACCTCCGCTTTCTTCGACAAGGATGCAGAGCACGGCATGTCCGAACTAATGCGGCATTATGTTGCCGGGCTTTTGGCGCATGCCAGCGAAATCACCTATTTCCTGGCGCCCTATATCAATTCCTACAAGCGTTTCATGGCCGGAACCTTCGCGCCGACAAAGGCAATCTGGAGCCTGGACAACCGCACCGCTGGCTACCGTCTTTGCGGAGAAGACACGAAGGCGATCCGGGTAGAATGCCGTGTCGGCGGCTCTGACCTTAATCCTTATCTTGCCATGGCGGCATTGCTGGCGGCGGGCATTGACGGCATTGAAAATAAGCTGGAACTTGAGCCCGCCTTTGTCGGCGATGCCTATGGTGGAGAGGTGCGCGAGATACCCAAGACGCTGCGTGACGCAACGACCTTTCTGCAGGGGTCGAAAATGCTGCGCGATGCCTTTGGTGACGACGTGATCGACCACTATGTGCGCGCTGCAAAATGGGAGCAGGAAGAATACGACCGCCGCGTGACGGACTGGGAAGTCGCCCGCGGTTTCGAGAGAGCCTAA
- a CDS encoding amino acid permease, protein MDSSSAGVSYKKADASYFEKRGLSRYAGVWSLWSLGVGAVISGHFSGWNFGFATGGWGGMLVAGIIIAIMYLGLTFSIAEMSPALPHTGAAYSFARTAMGPWGGFITGLCENVEYVLTPAVVVTFITAYVNSILGLDPAYSPFVWIVFYLIFLGLNIFGLELSFKVTLVITLISLGVLVFFWMSAIPNIDFSRWALNIGVGPDGAAVELPEGNGSFFPFGFSGVLATLPFAVWLFLAIEQLPLAAEESVDPKRDMPKGIILGMVTLMVSAFMIVLLNPSLPGVGAFHLGSSLEPLLDGFKAIYGDGGVVLLGLVALTGLIASFHTILYAQGRQIYSLSRAGYFPTALSITHSRYKTPFVANIAGAVVGLAVMLAIWFALGAEQGGSIIGSVLLNMAVFGAMFSYIMQAISFILLRKNLPHIERPFRSPFGVPGAVLTIVIAIVTLLYQIQDPNFSKGVLWVAVWFAVAIAYFAFVGRHRLILSPEEEFAMEHKQAAANATSAAKA, encoded by the coding sequence ATGGACAGTTCATCAGCAGGCGTCAGCTATAAAAAAGCGGACGCATCCTATTTCGAAAAGCGGGGACTTTCCCGTTATGCAGGCGTGTGGTCTTTATGGTCGCTGGGCGTTGGCGCAGTGATTTCAGGCCATTTTTCCGGTTGGAACTTCGGTTTTGCCACGGGCGGCTGGGGTGGCATGCTGGTTGCCGGCATCATCATCGCCATCATGTATCTGGGACTGACGTTTTCGATTGCGGAAATGAGCCCGGCTCTGCCGCACACAGGCGCGGCCTATTCTTTCGCACGAACCGCCATGGGCCCGTGGGGCGGCTTCATCACCGGTCTTTGCGAGAACGTCGAGTATGTTCTGACGCCCGCCGTAGTGGTGACATTCATCACCGCCTACGTGAACTCGATCTTGGGCCTTGATCCGGCCTATTCACCCTTCGTGTGGATCGTGTTCTACCTTATTTTCCTTGGGCTTAACATTTTCGGACTGGAACTGTCCTTCAAGGTGACGCTGGTCATCACGCTGATTTCGCTTGGCGTTCTGGTGTTCTTCTGGATGAGCGCCATCCCCAACATCGACTTCTCGCGCTGGGCGCTGAATATCGGCGTCGGTCCGGATGGCGCTGCGGTCGAACTGCCGGAAGGTAACGGCTCGTTCTTCCCCTTCGGTTTCTCCGGTGTTCTGGCAACCTTGCCTTTTGCGGTCTGGCTGTTTCTTGCCATCGAGCAGCTTCCGCTGGCGGCAGAAGAATCCGTTGATCCGAAGCGCGACATGCCAAAGGGCATCATTCTCGGCATGGTTACGCTGATGGTGTCGGCTTTCATGATCGTGCTGCTCAACCCGTCGCTTCCGGGTGTTGGCGCTTTCCACCTTGGTTCATCGCTTGAGCCGCTGCTGGATGGTTTCAAGGCGATCTATGGTGACGGTGGCGTGGTTCTGCTCGGTCTTGTGGCACTGACCGGTCTTATCGCCAGCTTCCACACGATCCTTTACGCACAAGGCCGCCAGATTTACTCGCTGTCGCGTGCGGGTTATTTCCCGACTGCGCTTTCGATCACCCACTCCAGATACAAGACGCCATTCGTTGCCAACATTGCCGGTGCCGTGGTCGGTCTGGCCGTGATGCTCGCCATCTGGTTCGCACTTGGTGCGGAGCAGGGCGGCAGCATCATCGGCAGCGTACTTTTGAACATGGCAGTCTTCGGTGCGATGTTCTCCTACATCATGCAGGCAATTTCGTTCATCCTGCTCAGGAAGAACCTGCCGCATATTGAACGGCCGTTCCGCTCGCCTTTCGGCGTTCCCGGTGCTGTCCTGACAATCGTCATTGCCATCGTCACACTGCTTTACCAGATCCAGGACCCCAATTTCAGCAAGGGTGTGCTGTGGGTGGCCGTCTGGTTTGCCGTCGCTATTGCCTACTTCGCCTTCGTCGGCCGTCATCGCCTGATCCTCTCGCCGGAGGAAGAATTTGCGATGGAGCACAAACAGGCAGCGGCAAATGCCACCTCGGCTGCAAAGGCCTGA
- a CDS encoding N-formylglutamate amidohydrolase, protein MTVRSRFFTEAEGEAVAVENAAAKGDVLLVCEHASATVPEKYGTLGLTADVLSSHIAWDPGALAVSRLLSRKLDATLVYQRFSRLIYDCNRPPESSSAMPVKSEIHEIPGNFDLDDAEKFARTSALYVPFHDRVDAIIAERQANRQETVVVTVHSFTPVYHGRFREVEVGVLHDTDSRLADAMLRSAAGGLDVRRNEPYGPDDGVTHTLRLHALPDGFLNVMIEIRNDLIATADDQSAMADFLYELMGKALSSFDE, encoded by the coding sequence ATGACGGTACGTTCACGGTTTTTCACTGAGGCGGAAGGGGAAGCCGTCGCCGTGGAAAACGCAGCAGCAAAGGGCGATGTGCTTCTCGTCTGCGAACATGCATCCGCGACCGTTCCAGAAAAATACGGGACATTGGGGCTGACGGCGGATGTGTTATCGAGCCACATTGCCTGGGACCCAGGTGCATTGGCGGTATCGCGATTGCTGTCACGAAAGCTTGATGCCACGCTCGTTTATCAACGCTTCTCCCGACTGATCTACGATTGCAATCGCCCTCCCGAGTCGTCTTCGGCGATGCCGGTGAAGAGTGAAATCCACGAAATTCCGGGAAATTTCGACCTCGATGACGCGGAGAAATTCGCTCGCACCTCAGCTCTTTATGTGCCGTTTCATGATCGCGTCGATGCGATCATCGCAGAGCGGCAGGCAAACAGGCAGGAGACGGTCGTAGTGACCGTTCACAGCTTTACGCCTGTGTATCACGGGCGGTTTCGCGAGGTTGAAGTCGGCGTTCTGCACGATACCGACAGCCGTCTGGCTGATGCGATGCTTCGGTCGGCTGCGGGAGGCCTCGATGTCAGGCGCAATGAACCCTACGGACCTGATGACGGCGTAACGCATACGCTGAGGCTGCACGCGCTGCCGGACGGTTTTTTGAATGTGATGATCGAAATTCGAAACGATCTGATTGCCACTGCCGACGACCAGTCGGCGATGGCCGATTTTCTATACGAGCTTATGGGGAAGGCGCTCTCATCGTTCGATGAGTGA